In Ctenopharyngodon idella isolate HZGC_01 chromosome 2, HZGC01, whole genome shotgun sequence, the following are encoded in one genomic region:
- the basp1 gene encoding brain acid soluble protein 1 homolog, with translation MGGKLSKKKKGYNVNDEKAKEKDAKTEGASAEESEAPKENKEDAPAATETTNDTAAAAKEAAPGADSNSTAAKEEEKSAAPAKKEEPAANANANAPKASDGKTSEAAKAEPAKSPDAPPAKVEEKSTPSAAPANEKEAAKEPAPTAKDPAPPVATAAESKPDAESKKTEAPPAKESTPAEPVTTETSPTPNKEQAVAVQD, from the coding sequence ATGGGAGGGAAGCTGAGCAAAAAGAAGAAGGGATACAATGTGAACGACGAGAAGGCAAAAGAGAAGGACGCAAAGACTGAGGGAGCGTCGGCGGAGGAGAGCGAAGCTCCTAAGGAGAACAAGGAGGATGCTCCTGCCGCCACTGAGACAACCAATGACACGGCGGCAGCCGCCAAAGAAGCAGCACCAGGCGCCGATAGCAATTCCACCGCGGCCAAGGAGGAAGAGAAAAGCGCTGCCCCTGCAAAGAAGGAGGAGCCTGCGGCGAACGCTAATGCTAATGCTCCTAAAGCCTCTGACGGCAAGACCAGCGAGGCTGCTAAAGCAGAACCCGCCAAGAGTCCAGATGCCCCTCCTGCCAAAGTGGAAGAAAAATCCACCCCTTCTGCAGCTCCGGCGAATGAGAAAGAGGCTGCAAAAGAGCCTGCCCCCACCGCTAAAGATCCCGCCCCTCCTGTAGCCACAGCGGCGGAGAGCAAGCCCGACGCTGAGTCTAAAAAGACTGAGGCTCCGCCCGCAAAGGAATCCACCCCCGCAGAGCCGGTCACCACGGAGACCAGCCCCACCCCCAATAAGGAGCAAGCAGTTGCTGTGCAGGATTAA